Genomic segment of Umezawaea sp. Da 62-37:
CTTCTCGTGGTGCCCACCGCCCGCCTGCGCCCACCGCCCTCCTGGTCGGCTCGCGGTCCTCCCTGCCACGGCCACCGCCCTTCCAGCTGCGCCCCCTCCAGCCGTCCCACCCCCTTCCGTCCGCGGCGGCACCCGCGGTCGTCGATACTGGCGGTATGCGGGTGATCGCACGCGATGGCGTCCACGAGATCGAGATCCAGCGGTCGCGTTTCCTCTGCAGCGTCGCCAGGGTCGCCGACGAGGCAGCGGCAGCGGCCTTCATCGCCGGTGTCCGCAAGGACCACTGGTCCGCCAGCCACAACTGCTCGGCGTTCCGGACCGACGGCACCCAGCGCTCCAGCGACGACGGCGAACCCGCGGGCACCGCGGGCATCCCCATGCTCGAGGTGCTGCTCCGCCGGGAGTTGACCGACACGGCGGTCGTGGTCACCCGGTACTTCGGCGGCATCAAGCTGGGAGCAGGCGGCCTGGTCCGCGCCTACGGACGCTCCGTCTCCGAAGCCGTCGACGCGCTCGGCACCCGCGACCGGGCCGCGTTCGCCACCTTCACCATCACGGTCGGCCACACCGATGCCGGGAAGCTCCAGAACGCCCTCCACAGCGCCGGACACCGCATCGCCGAGACCGCCTACACCAACCAGGTGACCCTGACGGTGCACATCCCCCAGACCGAGGCCCCGACCTTCCACGACTGGTTGGCCACCCAGTCGAACGGCACCGCGGTAGCAGTGCAGGGTCCACCGATCACGCTGGACGTGTAGAGGCTCCCGGCTTCGTCAGGACACACCCCCCGCTTCACCAGGACTGCGCCCAAGACAGCCCTCGGCCCTCCGTGGTGGGTTCGGACCACCGCCTCATCCC
This window contains:
- a CDS encoding YigZ family protein, whose translation is MRVIARDGVHEIEIQRSRFLCSVARVADEAAAAAFIAGVRKDHWSASHNCSAFRTDGTQRSSDDGEPAGTAGIPMLEVLLRRELTDTAVVVTRYFGGIKLGAGGLVRAYGRSVSEAVDALGTRDRAAFATFTITVGHTDAGKLQNALHSAGHRIAETAYTNQVTLTVHIPQTEAPTFHDWLATQSNGTAVAVQGPPITLDV